In a single window of the Neodiprion virginianus isolate iyNeoVirg1 chromosome 1, iyNeoVirg1.1, whole genome shotgun sequence genome:
- the LOC124302634 gene encoding scm-like with four MBT domains protein 1, producing the protein MEPNTSEMRDKPSDKEDGFAWQDYLDATKSLEVPQIMFPHVELGLQSGIEIGMSLEVPRFLEPDNEPVYWVASVVMTCGPLLRLRYFGGDDRSLEFWCNLTKEAAHELGWCIKNNKRLEPPEFVLKHSPNCVEQLPEFMSNARSVPTEMLTGDGLSMTERIKQGTKVEASDVQHPYKLWPATIIENIGGRLLLRYDTPGSPVKDFWVFCTSERLHCNGFVKNADLKWFLEPPSSILESHSYEEWKSLTETVRPIQENQNNLFNNIREHPRHDFKVGMKLEAISPTNRVEICPATVVKVFDEKYFLVQIDIYEDPARTEDLDSTNGDTWLCTADHPYIFPIEWTRKKNIRLTHPIGWISKSEEFDWEAYLLATKSEAAPESSFSERESALDAGFEVGMYLEAVDPENENTLCAAHITKVVDNLLWIKLDNYEDFRPEHIVSMHSLQIFPVGWCESNSYTLKPPKDFIEVCRKLRTPPKEAKKKNILDIPISEPRSSLWCPKIYFNYRCFTGPMISKGKLATLPKAVGPGPVTLVMREVLSMIVSVGYRSARILKVLQCDSKPDPGYHLEILKAKHKNNTYRASVAVITSGDMVPKFCRDICKKLMVCPNLFGPSFIPEDECPDRCHKVSKNKFTAPVANGRRGKPKGYTSILVQKPKPWKGGRRKKRGRWANKDKDKEKEKEAGVEVPEVGIPFPLLDSVKLDKADESVENFDDKPPLSEIDIMIQKGIEKSVKSDDFKNEPLSSNASDDSRSSFNDRKSKDSNVRSPSSESSKVRSKTGNASDTVRNGKRDRDWDTSVESEYSDTEAEYLRLQKKQRRPKTRKLDSNPLFWSVDDVFRYLRKTNDCKGIAHQVRQEEIDGLAFLLLNLPSLTQHMKLRMSSALKLCRHVEQVKVTFFLRHINEVEPEQYRIL; encoded by the exons ATGGAACCAAACACCTCCGAAATGCGAGATAAACCATCGGACAAAG aAGATGGATTCGCTTGGCAGGATTATTTGGATGCTACCAAGAGTTTGGAAGTTCCACAAATCATGTTTCCACATGTGGAACTTGGTCTGCAGAGTGGAATTGAAATTGGGATGTCTCTGGAGGTGCCTCGTTTTCTGGAACCTGACAATGAGCCTGTATATTGGGTTGCCTCTGTTGTTATGACGTGCGGTCCGCTTCTCAGACTGCGTTACTTTGGCGGGGATGATAGGTCTCTTGAGTTTTGGTGCAACCTGACCAAAGAAGCTGCGCACGAATTAGGCTGGTGTATAAAGAACAACAAGAGACTCGAGCCTCCAGAATTCGTCCTGAAACACTCACCAAACTGTGTCGAACAGTTGCCCGAGTTTATGAGCAATGCTAGATCTGTTCCAACGGAAATGCTGACCGGA GATGGCCTCAGTATGACTGAAAGAATTAAGCAAGGAACTAAGGTGGAAGCTAGCGATGTGCAGCATCCTTACAAACTTTGGCCAGCTACG ATTATCGAAAACATTGGTGGTCGACTTTTACTGAGATATGATACCCCTGGATCACCTGTTAAAGATTTTTGGGTATTCTGCACATCAGAACGTTTGCATTGTAACGGTTTTGTGAAAAATGCAGATCTTAAATGGTTTCTTGAACCCCCAAGCTCAATACTAGAATCACACAGTTATGAAGAATGGAAATCTTTGACAGAAACAGTACGACCGATTCAAGAAaaccaaaataatttattcaataacaTACGTGAACACCCTCGGCATGATTTCAAAGTTGGCATGAAACTAGAAGCGATATCACCAACGAATAGAGTCGAGATATGCCCAGCAACAGTCGTTAAGgtatttgatgaaaaatacttcCTAGTTCAAATCGATATCTACGAGGATCCTGCGAGAACAGAAGACTTGGATAGTACAAATGGTGACACGTGGCTTTGCACCGCGGATCATCCCTACATATTTCCTATTGAGTggacaaggaaaaaaaatataag ACTTACACATCCAATCGGATGGATCTCAAAGTCGGAAGAATTTGACTGGGAAGCATATTTATTAGCAACAAAGTCTGAAGCAGCTCCAGAGTCGTCATTTTCAGAGCGAGAAAGTGCATTGGATGCTGGATTTGAGGTTGGCATGTATCTGGAAGCAGTAGACCCGGAGAATGAGAACACGCTTTGTGCCGCACACATAACAAAGGTCGTTGATAATTTACTGTGGATAAAATTGGATAACTACGAAGATTTCCGACCTGAGCACATAGTCTCTATGCATTCGCTGCAAATATTTCCTGTTGGCTGGTGCGAGTCGAATTCTTACACTTTGAAGCCACCCAAAGATTTTATCGAAGTATGCAGAAAATTAAGAACGCCACCAAAagaagccaaaaaaaaaaatattcttgacaTACCAATATCAGAGCCGAGATCTTCACTCTGGTGCCCTAAAATATACTTCAATTATCGCTGCTTCACCGGCCCCATGATATCCAAAGGAAAACTAGCGACACTGCCAAAAGCAGTCGGACCTGGGCCGGTCACATTAGTCATGAGAGAGGTTCTATCTATGATAGTTTCTGTTGGGTACAGGAGTGCCAGGATATTGAAAGTTCTTCAATGCGATTCTAAGCCTGACCCAGGATATCATTTAGAAATCTTGAAAGCAAAACACAAGAACAATACGTACAGAGCTAGCGTTGCTGTTATTACTTCGGGAGACATGGTCCCAAAATTTTGTAGAGATATCTGCAAGAAGTTAATGGTTTGCCCAAACCTATTTGGACCTTCCTTTATACCCGAGGATGAGTGCCCGGACAGATGTCATAAggtttctaaaaataaattca ctGCCCCTGTAGCAAATGGACGACGTGGTAAACCAAAAGGCTACACAAGTATTTTGGTACAGAAACCCAAGCCATGGAAAGGaggacgaaggaaaaagagagGGCGCTGGGCAAACAAAGATAAAGacaaggaaaaggaaaaagaagcgGGCGTTGAAGTTCCTGAAGTTGGAATTCCGTTTCCTTTATTAGATTCAGTAAAACTTGACAAAGCAGATGAAAGTGTCGAAAACTTTGATGACAAACCCCCACTTTCTGAAATAGACATTATGATACAAAagggaattgaaaaatcagtcAAGTCcgatgatttcaaaaatgagcCACTGTCTAGTAATGCCTCCGATGATTCGAGAAGCTCATTCAATGATCGAAAAAGTAAGGACAGCAATGTGAGGAGCCCAAGTAGCGAAAGCAGCAAAGTACGTTCCAAAACTGGCAACGCCAGCGATACTGTAAGGAACGGTAAGAGAGATCGAGATTGGGACACGAGCGTTGAATCCGAGTATTCAGATACAGAGGCCGAGTATCTTAGGCTACAGAAGAAACAGCGGAGGCCGAAAACTAGAAAACTGGATTCAAATCCATTGTTTTGGAGCGTTGATGACGTCTTTCGTTATCTCAGAAAAACAAACGACTGCAAGGGTATCGCTCACCAAGTGAGGCAAGAG GAAATAGACGGTTTGGCATTCTTACTGTTGAATCTGCCATCATTAACTCAGCATATGAAATTGCGGATGAGTTCGGCTCTGAAACTTTGCCGGCATGTTGAGCAAGTTAAAGTGACTTTCTTTCTGCGTCATATTAACGAAGTGGAGCCAGAGCAAtatcgtatattataa
- the LOC124299485 gene encoding peptide chain release factor 1-like, mitochondrial: MSALFGSLRTYCLVRSISRYKRSSLPKSYASLQLPTILCLNRRKFSTDARITIANAAVRKYLDSIIKKYDNIKAGQDTLQKNTDLVPVVSLLENRLSIVENMTSLSDLGKDKEIKDLVAEEMVAYKTQLALLDEELIETILSNTAQDACRDVILEVTAGVGGQEAMLFAKDIYEMYLGYLDYLGYEYELMDLGLSDIGGTRHVTISVSGDGAFSTLRHEAGVHRVQRIPTTEKSGRVHTSTVTVAVLPQPSEIEISLADKDLKIETKRASGAGGQHVNTTDSAVRMVHLPTGITVECQSQRSQLKNRELALRTLRARIYAKQLAEQQSTTSELRRSQRGLGLRNEKIRTYNYQQNRVTDHRIANGTVHNLKGFLEGGEVLANLGKSLEEELRKTLFLENVNAARNG, translated from the exons ATGTCCGCGTTATTTGGAAGCCTTCGAACGTATTGTTTGGTCCGAAGTATTAGCAGGTATAAGCGATCGTCACTTCCGAAAAGCTATGCAAGTTTACAGTTGCCGACTATACTTTGCCTAAATAGAAGAAAGTTCAGCACCGACGCCAGAATCACAATCGCAAATGCGGCAGTAAGGAAATACCTGGATAGTATAATTAAAAAGTATGACAATATCAAGGCTGGGCAGGATACTcttcaaaaaaatacagacCTCGTACCGGTGGTTAGTTTACTCGAAAACCGGCTAAGTATCGTCGAAAACATGACCAGCCTCAGCGATCTgg GTAAGGACAAGGAGATAAAGGATCTTGTGGCGGAGGAGATGGTGGCGTATAAAACGCAGCTCGCGCTTCTGGACGAGGAATTGATCGAGACGATATTGTCCAACACTGCCCAGGACGCGTGCAGAGACGTAATTTTAGAAGTAACCGCCGGAGTTGGGGGTCAGGAGGCGATGTTATTCGCCAAGGATATCTACGAGATGTACTTGGGGTACTTGGACTACTTGGGATACGAGTACGAGCTGATGGATCTCGGGCTTTCGGACATAGGCGGAACGCGGCACGTGACGATCTCGGTGTCGGGGGACGGGGCGTTTTCGACGTTGAGACACGAGGCGGGTGTCCACAGGGTGCAGAGGATACCCACGACGGAAAAATCGGGCCGAGTTCACACGAGCACTGTTACAGTGGCGGTCCTCCCCCAGCCGTCGGAGATCGAAATTTCCCTCGCCGATAAGGACTTGAAGATCGAAACGAAGCGGGCATCGGGAGCCGGCGGGCAGCACGTCAACACGACCGATTCGGCGGTCAGAATGGTCCACTTACCTACCGGGATCACGGTCGAATGTCAGAGTCAGAGATCTCAACTCAAGAACAGGGAGTTGGCGCTGCGGACGTTGCGCGCCCGTATTTACGCCAAACAGCTTGCCGAGCAGCAATCGACGACATCGGAGTTGAGGAGAAGTCAGAGAGGGCTTGGCCTTAGGAACGAGAAAATTAGAACGTACAATTACCAACAGAACAGGGTCACGGATCACAGGATAGCAAACGGCACGGTCCATAATTTGAAAGGGTTTTTAGAGGGGGGAGAAGTACTCGCGAACCTGGGGAAAAGTTTGGAAGAGGAATTGCGCAAAACCTTATTTCTTGAGAATGTGAACGCAGCACGAAATGGCTGA